The DNA window ATCGGCTTCATTTCCGGCTCAATATGGCAATCCACCATCGCCTGACGAGCAATCTCGACCACGTGCGGGTGCGCCATCACCTTCTCATGCATATTGTAATAGCTGTCCTCAATGATCAGCTCAATATAGCAATCCGGGTGCAGCCCTTTGCCAACCTTCTTGGCGATCTCCATCATTTTGCGTTTGCGGGCTTCAAACTGCTTACGGTCAAAATCGCGGATGATATAGTGCATATCCGCACGGTCGACAGTACCTTTGATATTGGCCAGATGGTAGAAGCCCTCGTAGCCTTCAGTGGTTTCCGGTGCTTCATCGGCGGGCACTTCGGCATGAATTCGTGCCGCCAGCGACAGCGCATTAACCATCACACCCTTCGCGGTGCCGGGATGCACGTTATTGCCGACGATCTTAATCGTCACCGACGCGGCGTTAAAGTTTTCAAACTCCAGCTCACCCACGCCGCCGCCATCGACGGTATAGGCCCAGCGGGCGTCAAACGCGGTGACGTCAAAATACTTCGCCCCTTTGCCGACCTCTTCATCCGGGGTAAAGGCCACGCGAATATCGCCGTGGGGAATGTTCTTCGCCTTTAACGTTGCCAGCGCGGTCATAATCTCGGCAATACCCGCTTTATCATCAGCGCCGAGCAGGGTTTTACCATCAGTGGTAATTAATGTCTGTCCAAGCAGTTGGTGCAGCACCGGAAACATCACCGGAGAAAGCACTTCGTCACCAATACCAAGAGCAATATCGCCGCCGCGGTAGTTTTCAACAATCTGCGGATTGACGTTCTTGCCGCTGAAGTCTGGCGACGTATCAACGTGTGAAATAAAGCCAATGGCCGGAATATCGCCCGCGACGTTAGCCGGCAGGGTGCCCATGACTGTCCCTTTCTCACTTAGCGTCACATTGACGAGTCCCATTTCTTCCAGCTGCGCCTGGAGCAGGCGTAACAGCTTCCACTGCCCTTCGGTGCTCGGAACCTGACGCACGCCAGACTTCGATTGCGTGTCCAAAGAAACGTACTGCAAAAAACGCTCAAGCAATTTATCCATGTAGCCACCCTCTTCTTTTGTGACAACATTATTGATAAGCCGGAAAAGACAAATATTGCGTCAGGTCATTTTTAGCCCGGCAAATGAGAATTTAATACATTTCGAACGATAATGTTGTAAAGGTAGTTCATCGTGGCGCATCAATCATTGGCGATTACAATCGTTTGCCGTAGAATGCTTGCCCTTATTATTTCATGTGCAAACCCAAAGGTGGTTAACCACAAACCCCGCATCGGTAAGCTTTCCGCTGCGTCTACATGGGACAGAGTCAAAAATTGAATATACAACCGCGTTCGCGTTCGCCGCTGGTTCAACTGGCGGGAATTCGCAAAAGCTTTGATGGTAAAACGGTAATATCCGACCTCAATCTGACCATCAACAACGGTGAGTTTCTCACCCTGCTTGGCCCCTCTGGCTGCGGTAAAACAACCGTTCTTCGTCTTATCGCCGGACTGGAAAACGTCGATAGTGGCCATATCCATCTCGAAGATCACGACATCACCCATATCCCGGCGGAAAACCGTCACGTTAACACCGTTTTTCAAAGCTATGCGCTCTTTCCGCACATGACGGTATTTGAGAACGTTGCCTTTGGCCTGCGCATGCAAAAAACCCCGGCGGCGGAAATTGCCCCCCGCGTCCATGACGCTTTGCGCATGGTGCAGCTCGAAGAGTTTGCCCAGCGTAAACCGCATCAGCTTTCTGGTGGGCAACAGCAGCGCGTAGCGATTGCCCGAGCTGTGGTTAATAAACCGCGTCTGCTGCTGCTTGATGAATCCCTCTCTGCGCTGGACTACAAACTGCGCAAGCAGATGCAGAACGAGCTGAAAGCCCTCCAGCGTAAGCTCGGTATTACTTTCGTGTTCGTCACTCACGATCAGGAAGAAGCGTTAACCATGTCCGATCGCATCGTGGTGATGCGCGACGGAAAAATCGAGCAGGACGGCACGCCGCGTGAAATCTACGAAGAGCCGAAAAACCTGTTTGTCGCCAGCTTTATCGGCGAAATCAACCTCTTCAATGCCACGGTTATCGAACGTATCGACGAGCAGCGAGTGCGTGCGAACGTTGAAGGCCGTGAATGCAATATCTACGTCAACTTTGCCGTCGAAAAAGGCCAGAAGCTCAACGTGTTACTGCGCCCGGAAGATCTGCGCGTCGATGAGATTCACCACAGTAACGAGGCAGATGGCCTGATAGGCTATATCCGTGAACGTAACTATAAAGGCATGACGCTGGAGTCGGTGGTTGAGCTGGAAAACGGCAAGATGGTAATGGTCAGCGAATTCTTTAATGAAGACGATCCTGACTTTGACCACTCTCTCGACCAGAAAATGGCCATTAACTGGGTAGAAAGCTGGGAGGTTGTGCTGGCTGATGAAGAACACAAGTAGATTCCAAAATGTGGTGATTGCCACCATCGTGGGCTGGCTTGTGCTGTTTGTCTTTCTGCCCAACCTGATGATTATTGGCACCAGCTTCCTGACCCGCGACGATATCAATTTCGTCAAGCTGGTCTTTACGCTGGATAACTACGCACGCCTGCTCGACCCGCTCTACTACGATGTGCTTCTGCACTCGCTGAATATGGCGCTGCTGGCGACGCTGGCCTGCCTGGCGCTCGGCTATCCCTTTGCCTGGTTTCTGGCGAGATTGCCCGAGAAAGTGCGTCCGCTGCTACTGTTTCTGCTGATCGTGCCCTTCTGGACCAATTCACTGATTCGTATCTACGGACTGAAGATTTTTCTCAGTACCAAAGGTTATCTCAACGAGTTTCTACTGTGGTCAGGGGTTATCGATACGCCACTGCGCATCATGTACACCCCCTCGGCGGTGATTATCGGCCTGGTCTATATTCTGCTGCCGTTTATGGTAATGCCGCTCTACTCCAGCATCGAGAAGCTCGACCGCCCGCTGCTGGAAGCAGCGAAAGATCTGGGTGCCAACAAGCTGCAAACCTTTATCCGCATCATTATTCCGCTGACCATGCCGGGCATTATTGCTGGCTGCCTGTTGGTGATGCTCCCGGCGATGGGGCTGTTCTACGTTTCTGACCTGATGGGCGGCGCGAAGAACCTGCTGATCGGTAACGTGATTAAGAGCCAGTTCCTCAACATTCGCGACTGGCCTTTCGGCGCGGCGACCAGCATTACGCTCACGTTGGTGATGGGCCTGATGCTGCTGATTTACTGGCGCGCGGCACGTTTACTGAATAAAAAGGTGGAGCTGGAATGATCGGTCGACTGCTGCGCGGCGGCTTTATGACCGCCATTTACGCGTACCTCTATATCCCCATTATTATTCTGATCGTTAACTCGTTTAACAGTTCACGCTTCGGCATCAACTGGCAAGGCTTCACTACCAAGTGGTATAGCCTGTTGATGAACAACGACAGCCTGCTGCAGGCAGCGCAGCACTCGCTGACCATGGCGGTGCTGTCAGCAACTTTCGCTACGCTTATCGGCTCGCTGACCGCCGTGGCGCTGTACCGCTATCGCTTTCGCGGCAAGCCGTTCGTCAGCGGGATGCTGTTTGTGGTGATGATGTCGCCGGATATCGTGATGGCAATTTCGCTGCTGGTGCTGTTCATGCTGATCGGTATTCAACTCGGCTTCTGGTCGCTGCTGTTTTCGCATATCACTTTCTGCCTGCCCTTTGTGGTCGTCACAGTATTCTCGCGCCTGAAGGGCTTCGACGTGCGGATGCTGGAAGCGGCCAAAGATCTCGGCGCCAGTGAGATAACCATTCTGCGCAAGATTATTTTGCCGCTGGCGCTGCCCGCGGTGGCTGCAGGCTGGCTGTTGAGCTTCACCCTGTCAATGGATGACGTGGTAGTCTCTTCGTTCGTTACCGGTCCAGGTTATGAAATCCTGCCGCTGAAAATTTATTCGATGGTCAAAGTTGGGGTATCGCCAGAGGTCAATGCGCTGGCGACCATTTTGTTGGTTCTGTCGCTGGCAATGGTGATTGCCAGCCAGTTAATTGCACGTGATAAAACTCAGGGGACGTTAAAATGAAAAAATGGTCACGCCACCTGCTCGCTGCGGGCGCTCTGGCAGTCGGAATGAGCGCCGCGCACGCGGACGATAGCAAAACGCTCTATTTCTACAACTGGACCGAGTACGTACCGCCGGGCCTGCTGGAACAGTTCACCAAAGAGACCGGCATCAAGGTTATCTATTCGACCTACGAGTCGAATGAAACCATGTACGCCAAGCTCAAAACCTACAAAGATGGCGCTTATGACCTGGTGGTGCCGTCCACCTATTTCGTCGATAAAATGCGCAAAGAGGGCATGCTGCAGAAGATCGACAAAAGCAAGCTGACCAACTTCGGCAATCTCGATCCTGAAATGCTGAACAAA is part of the Klebsiella huaxiensis genome and encodes:
- the potA gene encoding spermidine/putrescine ABC transporter ATP-binding protein PotA, giving the protein MGQSQKLNIQPRSRSPLVQLAGIRKSFDGKTVISDLNLTINNGEFLTLLGPSGCGKTTVLRLIAGLENVDSGHIHLEDHDITHIPAENRHVNTVFQSYALFPHMTVFENVAFGLRMQKTPAAEIAPRVHDALRMVQLEEFAQRKPHQLSGGQQQRVAIARAVVNKPRLLLLDESLSALDYKLRKQMQNELKALQRKLGITFVFVTHDQEEALTMSDRIVVMRDGKIEQDGTPREIYEEPKNLFVASFIGEINLFNATVIERIDEQRVRANVEGRECNIYVNFAVEKGQKLNVLLRPEDLRVDEIHHSNEADGLIGYIRERNYKGMTLESVVELENGKMVMVSEFFNEDDPDFDHSLDQKMAINWVESWEVVLADEEHK
- the pepT gene encoding peptidase T; protein product: MDKLLERFLQYVSLDTQSKSGVRQVPSTEGQWKLLRLLQAQLEEMGLVNVTLSEKGTVMGTLPANVAGDIPAIGFISHVDTSPDFSGKNVNPQIVENYRGGDIALGIGDEVLSPVMFPVLHQLLGQTLITTDGKTLLGADDKAGIAEIMTALATLKAKNIPHGDIRVAFTPDEEVGKGAKYFDVTAFDARWAYTVDGGGVGELEFENFNAASVTIKIVGNNVHPGTAKGVMVNALSLAARIHAEVPADEAPETTEGYEGFYHLANIKGTVDRADMHYIIRDFDRKQFEARKRKMMEIAKKVGKGLHPDCYIELIIEDSYYNMHEKVMAHPHVVEIARQAMVDCHIEPEMKPIRGGTDGAQLSFMGLPCPNLFTGGYNYHGKHEFVTLEGMEKAVQVIVRIAELTAKR
- the potC gene encoding spermidine/putrescine ABC transporter permease PotC, encoding MIGRLLRGGFMTAIYAYLYIPIIILIVNSFNSSRFGINWQGFTTKWYSLLMNNDSLLQAAQHSLTMAVLSATFATLIGSLTAVALYRYRFRGKPFVSGMLFVVMMSPDIVMAISLLVLFMLIGIQLGFWSLLFSHITFCLPFVVVTVFSRLKGFDVRMLEAAKDLGASEITILRKIILPLALPAVAAGWLLSFTLSMDDVVVSSFVTGPGYEILPLKIYSMVKVGVSPEVNALATILLVLSLAMVIASQLIARDKTQGTLK
- the potB gene encoding spermidine/putrescine ABC transporter permease PotB; the protein is MKNTSRFQNVVIATIVGWLVLFVFLPNLMIIGTSFLTRDDINFVKLVFTLDNYARLLDPLYYDVLLHSLNMALLATLACLALGYPFAWFLARLPEKVRPLLLFLLIVPFWTNSLIRIYGLKIFLSTKGYLNEFLLWSGVIDTPLRIMYTPSAVIIGLVYILLPFMVMPLYSSIEKLDRPLLEAAKDLGANKLQTFIRIIIPLTMPGIIAGCLLVMLPAMGLFYVSDLMGGAKNLLIGNVIKSQFLNIRDWPFGAATSITLTLVMGLMLLIYWRAARLLNKKVELE